attttcttatcaaaattttcatataacattcctatcataatgcagaccatgtaataattttaaaataattttttttctgactcggatctgtggtctcaaaactactattctaattttactaaaaatgggctgttacaagttgtaacttttttttttaattaagtgatCAAAATAAGAACTTACCCATAATTTAATGACTAATAATGTAGCTTACCTAAAAAAAATCACCCTTATAAAGTCGAGATGGATTCAAATTTGTCAAGTTAGAGGGTTTTTCTTTTGTCACTCCTAAACAGAAATGAGAATACTCTGTATAACATATTTCAGTTATTTTAGTTAAACACAAACAAGTATTATCTATAAAATATATTCAAGTTTGTGAAgtcaaattaatatatatttaagggTTAAATCATTATTTGGAGTCTGAACTTGACAATTTTTTTAGATTGGggtctaaaatttttttttgttcaagATATGTCCTAAACTTAGTCATTGTTCCTATGTTAAGGGTTGAATTTTAAGATTTTCAATAATTAAATTAGATAAAAAAATTGAAGTCCTGATGTGAGAATATTTGTCAAATTTAAAGTTTCACTTGaacaaataaaatttcaaatcccAACTCACGGGAAGTTGCGATGCAAATTGAATTGGGCCTGTCGTCGCAGTGTCTTATATGAAAGGGTCAATTGGGCCTAATCTTCCGCACGCATCTACGCTAACAAACATGTGGCGTCCCCTGCTTTGCAAAATTAAAGTTGTTTTGACACGGGCCGTACTTAGTTTGTTCCTACTTTAATTTGAAAAAGTGGCCTTTGACGGCTTCAATAAAACTGTTCCTGAATAAACTTATCCATGTAACTAGGGCTGGGAGTGATGGTGATGTGATACCATTTACGTTGCTCACGCGCTTCCAGTCTCTTCATTTTCAATTTGGATATACGTCAGTGCGTATTAACCAAAAAAAGCCCCAACGTGGAAGTGAAACTTGTTCCTCTTTTGTTTCCTTCGACTACGACGTCATTCCATTCCATCCTATAATTCTATATTCATTATATACTTCTATCCTCAATTTGGAAACAATAAACAAGTTTTTTTTCAGATATGCTTTTTTGTTcctacttaaaaaaaaaaaagagagtcgAGTAAAATAAGAATATTTCTTATTTTAATCGGTTATTGAGGATTTgatcattattttaaatatataataattttaaaaatcgtgATTAATATATTActctttataaatttataaaatacaaaaattaattattaaactgactcaaataaatatattaagaaataaataataataattaactttaatagccgtgataaaaatattttaaataaatttttatagttttacCTGATTAGTTCAAATTATCCATGTAACTACCATTAAAAGAAAAGatgtaatattttatatatacgaTTCCTTCCAATATTTCGAAATTACGACATACTTTATAAAACATTtcaagtactataaaacatttgTGAATTAATTGGATTATACCGAGCATTAAAATGGTTAATTAAGACTTAATATTCTTATTTCATCAAAAAAGGGAGAAAAACACTTGATAAGAATAAGAGGCTAAAAAATAAAAACCGATGGGATGGGAGTCATGTGATGTGATACCATTTACGCTTCTCACACGCTTCCGGTCTATAAGTTTCAAGTTTGGATAAATCGATACACCCGGATTGTTAACCAAAAAAGCTCTAacgggaaagaaaaaaaaggtaaaaatatTAATAGAAATATTAATAGTAGgagttaaattgtattttatttttattaaaaataagttaattaattttatgtgataaaattTTAATCTATTTTCAGTGTTATGTGTAACTATATGGTTATTTTATTAGTCATGTTAGTTTTTAATAATAGaagcaaataaaaattttattggctaaagtataatgattaatttacttatttttagtagaaaaaattaaaatgtaatctAACTCTTAATACATGAACATCTATGATACTTTTACTGAAAAGAAATCAGTTCCTTTTGTTTTCTTAAAAAGTAAGATGTTTTTCTATATACAAATTGAAATTATTGTGTATTGGGtagttatataaaattttaattaaatttatagtaaataaaaaaaattctaatattattttttatctaCAAACTCGAATTTTAGGATTTGTTTACTACTCAAATGTATAATCATTGAGATGCCCATACATGTTTGTTGTTCCGATTCCGAAGGATAATCTTTTGGATTGGATGACTTAATAATTTAAGAGAAGACAAAAAGAAAGTTTTTAATAATTAGTTGTTGACTTGTTGGAAACAGGGGAACGAACTCGTAGTCGAGTCGTATATCTTACATGCCCTCTGACTTCTTCAAATTCAACAATACCATACCAGTTGTACATCTTTACCTAAAACCTTACACAAAAAGATCATATattacaaaaagaaaaaagaaaaaaaaaaacacttgcaGTAGTTTGTAGTTTGTACACTTCAGATTGAGTAACTCCATAAAGACACATCGATATCACTGTCAACTTCATCGCGATTCCTTGGTGGTGAAAGTAGAAGCGCTTCAGCCATGCTGTCAAGCAACTTAGGCATGTAGAACATTTCTTCTTCATCCATGAAGTGAAATTTCTCTGTCGAAACTTCACCTTCAGCTGCCATTTTCTTCTTGTTTTCCAACTTGACGTCACTGCTCGAAACTTCACAATCGGAAGCCTTAAAGCTTCCCTGCCTGACGTCGCTACCGGAGAGTTCCTGGAATACTGGAGGCCTAAATGCTTCAGCTGCCTCAGCTGCGGCTCTCCTGATATCGGCGGCATCGTTGGAAGCAGGCACGGGTAACCTCCAAACAGAGTCAGCGAAGTTAAGGCAAGCAGCCTTGCCTCTGAATGCTAATGCAGCTACATCATGTGCCCGGGCAGCCATTTCAGGGGTGGGATACGTTCCAAGCCAAATGCGAGTCTTTTTATTAGGCTCCCGCAATTCGCATACCCATTTATCATTATTCCTCCTTCGAACACCTCTAAAAACCGGATGCCGCGTCTCCTTGAATACTCTCCTCCCTGCTCGTTTCTTAGGCCTGTTGGTCGCTAGTAAAAGCACTTCCTCGTCAGAGTGAACAGCTCGCCGGCCACCAATGCCCCCTTCAGAAGATGAAGATGGCTCCACCCTTTCAGCACGCATAGAATAAGACTTGGAGAAGGGGACGTCAGGCGTTTGACTTGGAATatccattgaattgagtaaaaAACAAGTTATGGGTGTTGGGTTTTTAAGCAGCAAAAGGAGCAGTAAAGTACTTTTTCAAAACGGTCTCGAGATTATGGTGTCTGGGTTCGGTTTTGGAAGTTGAATcttttggatttggatttggatttttcAAGCAGCAAGAGAGTTGGAGAAAGGTATATATAGTTTAGGAGGGAAAGGGCGTGGGGGCAGATAGAGTGCGATTTAGACACGGACGCGCATATTATAAGAGTGCCAGCTATGAAGTTCTAAAGGTCCCACATTGGAGCTGAGATAAAACAACAAACAAAGGTCTAATCTACAAATCCAAGCTCTTTGTTTTTGATTTGGCCTTTTTGGGCTTTTACAGCTAAGATTACAATTTATAAACTCAGTAAGCTAAGGTGTTTAGCACGTGTTTTGATGGGAATTGCACTTCGACACGTTTTTCATTTTCTCTTGGTGTGGGATTAGGGGGCAGTGAGAGGTAATTAGacaaattttaaattcaattcatttaaactaTTCCATTCTCTTAATCTTATTCTGATTATATAGCTTGATTTtaacatgcttatttaatttttatttttctattatgtATCATTAATTTTTGAGATCTTAAATGTTTAAGTTCACTCGCATCATGCATAAACATCTTGTATCGATACTTTTTTTTAATAATGCAActgaaaaataattttagtaCATAAAaatgtttctttttcattttaagtTATTAAATTTCAAAGAAATTTTGGTACtgcatttatattttatattaatttttttttgtttattattccttttatgtttatttatagtaataataattattaGTTTAAAATATACTCTGTGTTGGTGTAGACTTTGCACATTTTGAATTATGTTtctcaatttttattttagaaatttaattttttatttttcaaattaaaaatgtaagtctaaattttaatattatcaaattttgttaaatttaaatatattacaaTATCAATATTTTTGTTGCATAACTATTAAATgagtttttttattaaaatgtcGTACAacgaatttaattaaataattttaatgatgttatcatttaaattaaaaagtatAGGAATTGTCGATTGAGTCTTACCTCAATTGGCATGGATATTGTTGACAATACAAGAGGATATAAGTTCGAATGTGCTGAAATACATTATCCTCATATTTAAAGTTAATATTTAATACATTGATAATATATGCAGAATTAAAAAATTATCACGTAACCCGATTCTTTTGTATATTTATTAATTTcttcatattttattatactcTATCTTCACTGCAAccctattaaaaatttcattgaaaCATGTaccaaacataatttcattattataaacatttatgataAAAAAATACTATTAATAAACCTTTTTCCTccgcccaaaaaaaaaaaaaaactctttttcGCTTCAAGTTCCACGTTGGTCACGTGGCTTTAAAGAGGAAATGTGAACTTGAATCCCTACCTTACTTTTTAAGTTATGAAGTCCTTGATTGGGCCTTTTGGCCCAAAATATCCCACAAAATTTCCAACTTTTCTGATATGTCCTTGCAATGCACTCACAAGTCACAAATTAATCTCTCGAAGCATTTCAGTCCATGCACATTTAATTTTGATGCAATTAAGTAGAATTATAAACCACGATAAGATTGAAGATTAAAAAAGGTTGATGGTGAACATAAAATCAGCATTTCCTAACTTTCAAGTTTACTGTCATTTATAATTTTTCCTTTGTATATTATAATTAGGTTAATATATATAATCAATTCTTGTATTTGTACAAAACTTgagaattattttttatatttaaaaattaaaaaatttaaaatcttaattcaattcattaaaattaTTAGCATTTTATATTAGAATTTACCAACTTAATATGTTGTTTAAATTATTGGATGGCATATGAAGTAAAAGGAACAAGAAAAAACTATGTGTGGATACTTTAACAACactgttttttttaaaataaaaataataattaattatgaaaatagtataaaatttatatttattacaaAAATGAATTGTTTTCTATGGTGTATTTGGTTTTCACTAATGTGTCAGACAACACTGCCTTAAATCAAACCTAATTATATGCCAATTATTACaatgaagaaaaaaatatttttttaagtgATGTCACCAGACACTTTGGTGGCACCGATATTACTTTTTTAAAATAATCATCTTTTCAATTTTATACATTAATACAAAAAATGCatggtaaaaaaaataatttttttgtggtACAGCATGACACATAGACGACATTAATATGGTGTAATAACCCGAAATTtacgggcaccggaaaagtgagttatagggcctccgtcttagtgaaataagtttgaaaataattattaaaaatatttatgagcctagtggtgtgtctaattaggatctaattaggtgaatttagcttaatttagagtaagtaataaaaaggattaaattgaataaagggtaaaagtttaattataaagcaatagaaaataaaaaggattaaaatggcaattaagccattgactacaaatgaggcggcatattggtgaaataaaatcaaagatttttttaggttttatatattataatgattattattatggttttatattaaattattataattattaattaacattatggttttatattagattattattattagcattattattaaataaattaaatagaagacaattgtatggtaataaaatatacatgtgtaagaatTATATTGGTAcaattgtaatttaaatatttaattacttataatttaagtataaagatattttataattattaattgtattaattaaatcatgagatttttatttgataagcaaattagataatgacatttgtaataatataaatatatacacttgttatataattattaatttacttaatattaaagtaaaagatattttaatatatgatattaatattatattatgttaataaaataataaagcataaaaagaATTAAggaaacaaagaaacaaaacaaaagaaacagaAACGAAGCAGGGAACAAAACGAAAAcagggaaagaaaaagggaaagaaaataaaaagggaaattgagattttaaagcttcaagtttaattggtaagcttaattaagtccttttctcttaattttgatattttagaagctttaaaacaagttttgatgaaattaagttgataattCAAGAGTTTATATGTTTCCAAATATGGTTCATGTtggataaattatggaattagggatttaattgaatgaattctaagttagaattgattaagggattaaattgtaaactaggctataagttttatgttgtaaggactaaattatttgtaaattatattaattgtaaTATTAATTGtaatattaatttacaattaatataatttacccgaaattcacgggcaccgaaaaagtgagttatagggcctccgtcttagtgaaataagttcgaaaataattattaaaaatatttatgagcctagtggtgtgtctaattaggatctaattaggtgaatttagcttaatttagagtaagtaataaaaaggattaaattgaataaagggtaaaagtttaattataaagcaatagaaaataaaaggattaaaatggcaattaagccattgactacaaatgaggcgacatattggtgaaataaaatcaaagatttttttaggttttatatattataatgattattattatggttttatattaaattattataattattaattaacattatggttttatattagattattattattagcattattattaaataaattaaatagtagataattgtatggtaataaaaatatacatgtgtaaaaattatattggtacatttgtaatctaaatacttaattatttataatttaagtaaaagatatttgttaattaaataattaaattattaaattatgagatttttgtttgagaaacaaattaaataatgacaaatgtaataaaattattggtacaaatgtagaattaaatatgtgtacaattgtaaaatatgtaaatgatgttaaaatagatatttaaaataaatatattataatatatgctaattaaataagtaaaacaaataaatataaaagagaaataaagaaacaaaagggaatagaaacagaattgaaaacgggaagcaggggagaa
This window of the Gossypium arboreum isolate Shixiya-1 chromosome 12, ASM2569848v2, whole genome shotgun sequence genome carries:
- the LOC108482558 gene encoding dehydration-responsive element-binding protein 1B-like, whose product is MDIPSQTPDVPFSKSYSMRAERVEPSSSSEGGIGGRRAVHSDEEVLLLATNRPKKRAGRRVFKETRHPVFRGVRRRNNDKWVCELREPNKKTRIWLGTYPTPEMAARAHDVAALAFRGKAACLNFADSVWRLPVPASNDAADIRRAAAEAAEAFRPPVFQELSGSDVRQGSFKASDCEVSSSDVKLENKKKMAAEGEVSTEKFHFMDEEEMFYMPKLLDSMAEALLLSPPRNRDEVDSDIDVSLWSYSI